From a single Adhaeribacter swui genomic region:
- a CDS encoding tetratricopeptide repeat protein, which produces MIVFCLGLSAGQSYGQKKRQRKKAEKMEVAEKPVEPLLADARQKEAGESFFVDGIKFLMLEQYDKALERFQRSYALNPGNAALNYKLAETHMLAGRLTDALPFAQAAVTLDASNPYYYLLLAQLYSGGQRYDEAIKVLTKLTKDIPGTEQYLFNLADLYMAKNRFDDALKTYDRIEKQYGFIEEVSFKKQQIYLKQNNLEKALKEGETLIASDPTEVRYPLAQAEMLANNKKIDQAVQMVNKALSIDQNNAQARLMLAELLRQKGQVNEAVTELQTAFGNPDLDIDAKVKIILEYIRQLPQPATKNQALLNTTLHLAEQTVKAHPQEAKAYAVAADVQNMADKKLEARNNYIKATQLDNSHFSIWNQLVALDAELNQTDSLLAHTEKALELFPNQAVFWFYNGTSYLIKKNYSRAVKSLEYGKKLSLDKPELVTQFNMRLGDSYNSLKEYTKSDEAYEAVLVQDPNNPQVLNNYSYFLSLRNQDLAKAKSLSSKLVNLFPNEETYLDTHAWVLYKLKEYPQALKYFEKIAATTKNGTIAEHYGDVLFQVGQKEKAVQQWQRAKTLGEASSFIDKKIKDQKLYE; this is translated from the coding sequence TTGATAGTATTCTGCCTGGGCTTAAGCGCCGGGCAGAGTTACGGCCAAAAGAAGCGTCAGCGAAAAAAAGCCGAGAAAATGGAGGTTGCCGAAAAGCCGGTCGAACCTTTATTGGCTGATGCCCGCCAGAAAGAAGCTGGTGAGTCTTTTTTCGTAGATGGGATTAAATTTTTAATGCTGGAACAGTACGACAAAGCCCTGGAGCGGTTTCAGCGTTCGTATGCACTTAACCCGGGCAACGCGGCGCTTAACTATAAACTAGCCGAAACGCACATGCTGGCTGGCCGGCTAACCGATGCTTTACCTTTTGCCCAGGCAGCCGTAACCCTCGATGCTTCTAATCCTTACTATTATTTATTGTTAGCGCAATTATATTCCGGTGGCCAGCGCTACGACGAAGCCATTAAAGTACTTACTAAACTAACCAAAGACATTCCGGGTACCGAACAATATCTATTTAATCTGGCTGATCTGTACATGGCCAAAAACCGGTTTGATGATGCTTTAAAAACCTACGACCGGATTGAAAAACAATACGGCTTTATTGAAGAAGTATCGTTTAAAAAACAACAGATTTACCTGAAGCAAAATAATTTAGAAAAGGCCTTGAAAGAAGGCGAAACCCTTATTGCCAGCGACCCAACAGAAGTGCGTTATCCTTTGGCCCAAGCCGAAATGCTAGCTAATAATAAAAAGATTGACCAAGCGGTACAAATGGTAAACAAAGCTTTGAGCATTGATCAGAATAATGCTCAAGCACGCTTAATGCTCGCCGAACTTCTACGACAAAAAGGCCAGGTAAACGAAGCGGTAACAGAACTACAAACCGCTTTTGGTAACCCGGACCTGGATATTGATGCCAAAGTAAAAATTATACTGGAGTACATCCGGCAATTGCCCCAACCCGCTACTAAAAACCAGGCTCTACTAAATACTACCCTGCACCTGGCTGAACAAACGGTTAAAGCGCACCCGCAAGAAGCAAAAGCCTACGCCGTAGCCGCTGATGTGCAAAATATGGCCGACAAAAAACTGGAAGCCCGCAACAATTACATAAAAGCTACGCAATTAGATAATTCCCATTTTAGTATTTGGAATCAACTGGTGGCGCTGGATGCCGAATTAAACCAAACCGACTCTTTGCTGGCCCACACGGAAAAAGCATTGGAATTATTCCCGAACCAGGCAGTTTTCTGGTTTTACAACGGTACCTCTTACTTAATTAAAAAAAATTACTCCCGGGCTGTTAAATCGCTTGAATATGGCAAAAAGTTATCGTTAGATAAGCCAGAGTTGGTAACCCAGTTTAATATGCGCTTAGGCGATAGTTATAACTCTCTGAAAGAATACACCAAATCGGATGAGGCTTACGAAGCCGTACTGGTACAAGACCCTAACAATCCCCAGGTACTAAATAATTACAGTTATTTTTTATCGCTTCGCAACCAAGATCTGGCTAAAGCGAAGTCCCTTTCGAGTAAGTTAGTAAACTTATTTCCCAACGAAGAAACGTATCTCGATACCCACGCCTGGGTTTTATATAAATTAAAAGAATATCCTCAAGCCTTAAAATACTTCGAGAAAATTGCCGCAACCACTAAGAATGGCACCATTGCCGAACATTACGGCGACGTACTTTTTCAGGTAGGTCAGAAAGAAAAAGCCGTACAACAATGGCAACGCGCTAAAACCTTAGGCGAAGCTTCCAGTTTTATCGACAAAAAGATTAAAGATCAAAAACTCTATGAATAA
- a CDS encoding sugar phosphate nucleotidyltransferase — protein MRIIVPMAGMGKRMRPHTLTVPKPLVPIAGKPIVQRLVEDIAKVCQEPIEEVAFIIGHFGSAVEQKLMEIAASVGAKGTISYQEEPLGTAHAILCAKESLEGQVVVAFADTLFKADFTLDTSADGTIWVQQVEDPRPYGVVKLNDRGEITDFVEKPDTFISDLAIIGIYYFKDGAYLRDELQYLLDNNIKDKGEFQLTNALENMKNKGTIFVPGKISEWLDCGNKDATVYTNQRYLEYIKGEKDLVASSVQTNNSVIIEPVYIGENAVINNSVVGPHVSIGKNTTITDSVISNSIVQENTVIKGANIKNSMLGSFVSFTGTPSDLSLGDYNVLKE, from the coding sequence ATGAGAATTATTGTTCCAATGGCCGGCATGGGCAAACGCATGCGTCCGCACACTTTAACGGTTCCTAAACCATTGGTGCCGATAGCCGGCAAACCGATTGTACAACGTTTGGTAGAAGATATTGCCAAAGTTTGTCAGGAACCCATTGAAGAAGTTGCTTTTATAATTGGCCACTTTGGGTCGGCGGTGGAACAAAAATTAATGGAGATTGCCGCTTCGGTAGGCGCCAAAGGCACTATCTCGTACCAGGAAGAACCGCTGGGTACGGCCCACGCTATTCTGTGTGCCAAAGAATCTCTAGAAGGCCAGGTAGTAGTGGCTTTTGCTGATACGTTGTTTAAAGCCGATTTTACTCTGGATACTTCCGCCGACGGCACCATCTGGGTACAGCAAGTAGAAGATCCGCGGCCTTACGGCGTAGTAAAATTAAACGATCGCGGCGAGATCACGGATTTTGTGGAAAAACCCGATACCTTTATTTCGGACCTGGCCATTATTGGTATTTACTACTTTAAAGACGGTGCTTACCTGCGCGACGAGTTACAATACCTACTGGATAACAACATTAAAGACAAAGGCGAGTTCCAGTTAACCAATGCCTTGGAAAACATGAAAAACAAAGGCACCATTTTCGTGCCTGGTAAAATATCCGAATGGTTAGATTGCGGCAACAAAGACGCCACCGTTTACACCAACCAACGCTACCTGGAGTACATTAAAGGCGAAAAAGACTTGGTTGCCTCGTCGGTACAAACGAATAATTCTGTTATTATTGAACCTGTATACATTGGCGAAAATGCGGTAATAAACAATTCTGTAGTAGGTCCGCACGTTTCTATTGGAAAGAACACCACCATTACCGATTCGGTAATCAGCAATTCGATTGTTCAGGAAAATACGGTAATTAAAGGTGCCAACATTAAAAATTCCATGTTGGGTAGCTTTGTTTCTTTTACCGGTACACCTTCTGATTTAAGTTTAGGTGATTATAATGTTTTGAAGGAGTAA
- a CDS encoding lipopolysaccharide biosynthesis protein, whose product MSIAKKLVGQTAAYGLSSIIGRTLNFLLFPLYLGIFAPEDYGVINGLYAYVGFFNILFAFGLETAFFRYANQPGADRQQLFNRVLSFIIFSSVLLTACILLFIDPISRAIKFPDQQLFISWLAIILAVDAIVNIPFARLRLENKAAKFAGIKMLNVLITVAANVFIYWFCYNVYQENFLVGLKPLISKIYFPEWKLGYIFLINLVANLLLIPLLWREFRSFKFSLDFAFMKPLLQYGYPIMLMGFAGIVNELLDRILLLELLPPGFYPDLTSKGALGVYGGCYKIATFMTLAIQAFRYAGEPFFFSQAKERNSAQTFALVTKWFVIVCAFIFLFISANLDDLKFLLRRPSYYQGMSVIPVLLLANLFLGVYYNLSTWFKLTDKTYYGTFISFGGAAITIILNIVLIPVLGYMGCAYATLACYFSMAAACYYFGQKHYPIPYPVATMAGYLALAIGLVYIAQHFVIEDFVWRHLFHLGLCGLYLIVLYIIEKPTFAVSR is encoded by the coding sequence ATGAGTATAGCAAAAAAATTAGTGGGGCAAACGGCTGCTTACGGTTTGAGCAGTATTATCGGGCGTACTCTTAATTTCCTGCTTTTCCCGCTTTACTTAGGCATATTTGCTCCCGAAGACTACGGAGTTATTAATGGGCTTTACGCTTACGTAGGTTTTTTTAATATTTTGTTTGCCTTTGGCTTAGAAACTGCTTTTTTCCGGTACGCCAACCAACCCGGCGCCGATCGGCAACAATTATTTAACCGGGTCCTGAGTTTTATTATTTTCAGCAGCGTTCTGCTCACCGCCTGCATTTTACTGTTCATCGATCCTATTTCCCGGGCTATAAAATTTCCGGATCAGCAATTATTTATTTCCTGGTTAGCCATTATTCTGGCCGTAGATGCGATTGTTAATATTCCTTTCGCGCGGCTGCGCCTCGAAAACAAGGCGGCGAAATTTGCGGGTATTAAAATGCTGAATGTATTAATAACCGTGGCGGCTAATGTTTTTATCTACTGGTTTTGCTACAACGTTTACCAGGAAAACTTTTTGGTCGGCTTAAAACCGCTCATTTCAAAAATTTACTTTCCGGAGTGGAAATTAGGTTATATTTTCCTGATTAATTTGGTAGCCAACCTGTTGCTTATTCCGTTGCTGTGGCGGGAGTTCCGGAGTTTTAAATTTTCGCTGGATTTTGCTTTTATGAAGCCGTTGCTGCAATACGGCTACCCCATTATGCTGATGGGTTTTGCCGGCATTGTAAATGAGCTGCTCGACCGGATTTTACTCCTGGAATTATTGCCCCCCGGCTTTTACCCCGATTTAACCAGCAAAGGAGCTTTAGGCGTTTACGGGGGTTGCTATAAAATTGCCACTTTTATGACGTTAGCTATTCAAGCTTTCCGGTATGCGGGTGAGCCTTTTTTTTTCTCGCAGGCCAAAGAAAGAAACTCTGCTCAAACTTTTGCTTTAGTAACCAAATGGTTTGTGATTGTTTGTGCCTTTATATTCTTATTTATCAGCGCCAACCTCGATGATCTTAAATTTTTACTGCGCCGGCCTAGTTATTACCAAGGTATGTCGGTAATACCTGTTTTGTTGCTGGCCAATTTGTTTTTGGGAGTTTACTACAACTTATCGACCTGGTTTAAACTTACCGATAAAACGTATTACGGTACCTTTATAAGTTTTGGCGGAGCGGCCATTACCATTATTTTAAATATTGTTCTTATTCCGGTGCTTGGTTACATGGGCTGTGCTTATGCCACCTTAGCCTGTTACTTTTCTATGGCGGCGGCCTGTTATTATTTTGGTCAGAAACATTATCCTATTCCGTATCCGGTAGCCACCATGGCGGGGTATTTGGCGCTGGCTATTGGTTTAGTTTACATTGCCCAGCATTTTGTTATCGAGGATTTTGTTTGGCGCCACCTTTTCCATTTAGGTTTATGCGGCCTTTACTTAATAGTACTTTATATAATCGAGAAGCCCACTTTTGCAGTTAGCCGGTAA
- a CDS encoding DUF4292 domain-containing protein: MNKSFHILYAICLVVWFSACKRNNISGSSAPEKINKVNVINLDYNNLSAKGRMQFENDGEKINTGITIRMQKDSIIWISVVPALGIEVARVRITPDSVAMINRLEKTYFADNVASLKTRFNVDLTFKMVQALLIGNYVPGENGNEKLIDKDPIQHTRQNLGAAILDQFISTESFKLKKLQISDPESPNTITVDYSDFENVGDKPLAKSTLVVANTVKENQAKKMVASINYNKVEVNSANLTFPFAIPEDYRRK; encoded by the coding sequence ATGAATAAGTCCTTTCATATTCTATACGCAATATGTTTGGTTGTCTGGTTTTCCGCTTGTAAACGCAATAACATATCCGGTTCCTCGGCTCCCGAAAAAATAAACAAAGTAAACGTAATTAACCTCGATTATAACAACTTGTCGGCTAAAGGCCGCATGCAGTTCGAAAACGACGGTGAAAAAATAAATACCGGCATTACCATCCGGATGCAAAAAGATAGCATCATCTGGATTTCGGTAGTACCGGCTTTAGGCATAGAAGTGGCCCGGGTGCGCATTACCCCTGATTCGGTGGCGATGATTAACCGGTTAGAGAAAACGTACTTTGCCGACAACGTAGCATCTTTAAAAACCCGCTTTAACGTAGATTTAACTTTTAAGATGGTGCAGGCCTTGTTAATTGGAAACTACGTGCCCGGCGAAAATGGCAATGAAAAGTTAATAGATAAAGACCCAATCCAGCACACCCGACAAAATCTGGGCGCCGCTATTTTGGATCAATTTATCTCTACCGAATCTTTTAAATTAAAAAAATTACAGATCTCGGATCCGGAATCGCCTAACACCATTACCGTGGATTATTCTGATTTTGAAAATGTGGGTGATAAGCCTTTGGCTAAATCTACGTTGGTGGTGGCCAATACCGTAAAAGAGAATCAAGCAAAAAAAATGGTCGCCTCTATCAACTATAACAAAGTAGAAGTTAATAGCGCCAATTTAACTTTCCCGTTTGCTATTCCGGAAGATTACCGGCGAAAATAA
- the dut gene encoding dUTP diphosphatase, translating into MLVNVINQSKHALPSYQTSSSAGMDLRANLEEAIILKPLQRALVPTGLFIELPQGYEAQIRPRSGLAYKHGISIVNSPGTIDADYRGEIKVLLVNLSDQNFTVEDGERIAQMVVARHETVEWQESVELTTTERGAGGYGSTGVK; encoded by the coding sequence ATGCTAGTAAATGTAATTAACCAATCGAAGCACGCTTTACCTTCATATCAAACCAGTAGTTCGGCTGGTATGGATTTGCGCGCTAACCTGGAAGAAGCCATTATTTTAAAACCGCTGCAACGCGCCCTGGTTCCTACGGGTTTGTTTATAGAATTACCCCAAGGCTACGAAGCTCAAATCCGGCCCCGGAGTGGTTTGGCCTATAAACACGGCATTTCCATAGTTAATAGCCCCGGCACCATTGATGCGGATTATCGCGGCGAAATAAAAGTACTGCTGGTAAACTTATCGGATCAGAACTTTACCGTAGAAGATGGGGAACGCATTGCGCAAATGGTAGTGGCTCGGCACGAAACCGTGGAGTGGCAAGAATCGGTGGAACTAACTACTACCGAACGGGGCGCGGGTGGCTACGGCAGCACCGGAGTTAAATAA
- a CDS encoding murein hydrolase activator EnvC family protein, with protein MFFVTLFNHSEAQKRTSQTRKPKSKAQLEREKRENLNRIQEANRILEQTKQQKEASLGQLNAIKEKITVQKKVITNISSELNYIESDVKQTETVVGNMQTDLQKLKAEYATMIYGASKTANSYNKLMFLFAADSFNQFIRRLTYLRQYSESRKKQVAEINRVTTNLGQKLTVLNRQKRQKKNLLNVQVKENYNLLSLKDQQDNMVQQLSQKEKELRQEVNRRQTAVRKLDNVIANMVREEIARAARAAKSKAAAEGGTSARTSANRVTLTPETALLSSNFGGNKGRFSWPVERGFISQRFGVHAHPVLKNVSTRNNGIDIQTNAGESVRSIFSGIVRAVLEVPPYHTVVMIQHGEYFTTFSKLKSASVSEGQKVDAKEVIGTVYTNPDGTTELHFEIWRNTTKLNPEAWLLTR; from the coding sequence TTGTTTTTTGTTACGCTCTTTAACCACTCAGAGGCGCAGAAACGGACATCACAAACCCGTAAACCTAAATCTAAAGCCCAACTGGAACGTGAAAAGCGCGAAAATTTAAACCGTATACAAGAAGCCAATCGCATTCTGGAGCAAACCAAGCAGCAAAAGGAAGCTTCTTTGGGGCAGTTAAACGCTATTAAAGAAAAAATTACCGTTCAGAAAAAAGTAATTACCAATATCTCCTCTGAGTTAAATTACATTGAATCAGATGTAAAGCAAACCGAAACGGTAGTGGGCAACATGCAAACCGATTTGCAAAAGCTAAAAGCCGAGTACGCTACTATGATTTACGGCGCATCTAAAACGGCCAATAGCTACAATAAACTCATGTTTTTGTTTGCCGCCGACTCGTTTAACCAATTTATCCGGCGGCTTACTTATTTGCGCCAGTATTCTGAATCGCGGAAGAAACAAGTGGCCGAAATTAACCGAGTAACTACCAACCTAGGGCAAAAGCTCACGGTATTAAACCGCCAAAAAAGGCAAAAGAAGAACCTGCTGAACGTGCAGGTAAAAGAAAATTACAACTTGCTTAGTTTAAAAGACCAGCAAGATAATATGGTGCAGCAGCTAAGCCAGAAAGAAAAAGAACTTCGTCAGGAAGTAAACCGCCGCCAGACCGCCGTACGCAAACTGGATAACGTTATTGCCAACATGGTGCGGGAAGAAATTGCCCGGGCTGCCCGAGCCGCAAAGAGCAAAGCTGCCGCCGAAGGCGGAACTTCGGCCCGTACTTCAGCTAATAGAGTAACTCTTACGCCGGAAACAGCTCTGCTTTCATCAAACTTTGGAGGCAACAAAGGCCGTTTTTCGTGGCCGGTAGAACGCGGTTTTATTTCGCAGCGATTTGGGGTACATGCGCATCCTGTGTTAAAAAATGTATCTACCCGCAATAACGGCATCGACATTCAAACTAATGCCGGCGAAAGTGTCCGTTCTATCTTTTCGGGGATAGTCCGGGCTGTGCTTGAGGTTCCGCCTTACCATACCGTCGTCATGATTCAGCATGGAGAGTATTTTACCACTTTTTCTAAATTAAAATCGGCTTCGGTAAGCGAAGGTCAGAAGGTAGATGCGAAAGAGGTAATAGGCACCGTATACACGAACCCCGATGGAACCACCGAACTGCACTTTGAGATTTGGCGCAATACAACCAAGTTAAATCCGGAAGCCTGGCTCCTGACCCGTTAA